In the Quercus lobata isolate SW786 chromosome 5, ValleyOak3.0 Primary Assembly, whole genome shotgun sequence genome, one interval contains:
- the LOC115988973 gene encoding uncharacterized protein LOC115988973 — translation MYLEMGSELGPIDCFKKFHTKKDGEEWTTDHVKTLYENMDAIKAKVVFEGIETNDYQIFCEVVGEPNHGRILGMGIGIKAKDVYGLTSSGKGCSKHCREDFTKEKEDLEAHLREEMDSKLAKVVEKLEEKFAQKLQSMGIPQQSNIDPATTDGTSRDEEDNSNNNIEVVNNLKGDLEED, via the exons ATG TATCTTGAGATGGGCTCTGAGCTTGGCCCCATTGATTGCTTTAAGAAATTTCACACAAAGAAGGATGGCGAAGAATGGACAACTGATCATGTTAAGACATTATAC GAAAACATGGATGCCATAAAGGCCAAAGTTGTTTTTGAAGGTATTGAGACAAATGATTATCAAATCTTTTGTGAAGTGGTTGGTGAACCAAATCATGGTCGTATTCTTGGCATGGGAATAGGTATTAAGGCTAAGGATGTGTACGGCTTAACTTCATCTGGTAAAGGTTGTAGCAAACATTGTAGAGAAgattttacaaaagaaaaagaagatttgGAGGCACATCTTAGAGAGGAAATGGATTCCAAACTTGCAAAAGTTGTGGAGAAGCTTGAGGAGAAGTTTGCACAAAAGTTGCAGTCGATGGGCATACCACAACAATCTAACATAGATCCAGCTACCACG gatGGTACCAGCAGAGATGAAGAGGACAACTCAAACAATAACATAGAGGTTGTAAACAACTTGAagggtgacttggaggaagactaA